The sequence TATCAGTAGATATCCAAAATAGATTTATTTTCCAACAGCCAAAGAGAACTTTTGGTAATTGCTACATATAATCAAATTCAAGAAATTTCATAGAAAGGGAGGTAAGTCGGATTTAGTTGGTTTTTGCATAACCTCATTTTGTAAGAGATActgatgatatttatttattgtgaTAATTATTCATTAATCAAACTATAAAAGAAGTAAACACATTGACATCCAGTATTACTTTCAATGAGATCTAACGAAGATTAAAATTGTTGATATATTAACGAAGCTTAAGTTTTTAGATTGAATTCATACTTAATCTATCTTAACTCGAACCCGAGATGATTTTAAGAAATTTAATATGGTGGCAAGAAGAAGCAACTGCTGAATGGGGTGAGAGAAAAGGTTGGGAAGAAGACAATGGCATAGATGATATGAAAGATTCCTCTTAATTAGTCCAACTATTGTCTCATTGAGGGTAGAGCTGAATTCCTGTCACATTCAGCCAAGCATCTATCTATCTTCTGCCAAAAGATGGAGAAAAGAGAGGAGGGAGATGATAATGGAGATTTTTCTATCTGTCTCTCTTGTTTTTTTCTATATGCTGTAATGTTCTGTAAAGATTATTGTATAACATCACAGGAAATTGGACTTCAAGCAACCATCTTCATTGAAGAAATAGTTGGATCCACCAATTGCTTAGCACAGTTCATTCCTATTATGTTAAGCATAATAAAAGAAATGTTTAAATACAGTGGAGGTAGAAGAATTCTCAGTCAAAGGGTTGAGTTAAAAGTCAGCAGAACATGAAATGAAATGTTCAACCACTTTGAGATTGTGGTTTCTGTCTCTTGGAATTTTGGAACCTGACCTATATCTTTCTCCATTTATCTACTGGTTGACTATCTTACTCAGGTCACCATGTTTGACCTTGGCAAGAGTGCTCTTACTGTCTTACTCTACATCAGATTAAATGAGGAAGCAGTGGGTGAGTAGGGCAGTGCCTTCAGCATTATTGTTATTGCTGGTAGGCACTCAAGCACTAGCTTCAGTCAACTCCTCTGACCTCTGAATTATGGTCAGACAGGTGAAGAAAATGATCAGATAAATGCAAGAAGTAATAACCAATCATGATTTGCTGCAATATGTCATTCATTAATCAGAATTCCTAAATAATCAAGTCaactgaaattaaaaaaaaaaattatcaaaaaactGAAGGATTCAAAATCTCATTAAACAAATTTTAGTACAGTAATGATATGttcaaaatcaaaattttgaataTATTATTTAGCTAAGCTTGATTGCAGCATGATCTTTAAAGATTTGTGATAAAGGATGTCTCCCTGTTTGGCCCCACTATGTGGCCTGTTTTAGGTCATTGATCAAAAGAGGTCAGCTTCTTTTTGACTTGATGAGGTTTCACTTACAATTAGGACAAATGCTTTGTCATCAAGTGATTGGAAGGTTCATTTGTGATTGAAGCACTCAACCTCACAAAGTAGAGCACTTTGGCAAAGCATGGCTGCACTTTCCATCAAAGGCAGGATAAAGTTGCAAGCATGGCTCAAGTGACCTCTCACTGTGGTAACTTAGTGGATGGAAAATTTTTGAGAAGATGGAGCATGACAAGGGGAACTATAGAACATACAAAATACAAACAATTCATGCTTTTTGGTGTCTCCTCTGTCAGTGTGGTGTGCATGCAAACAAAAAGATAAGATGGAAGAACAAAGAATGACCTAATAATCATTGTAAGCTCCAGCGATTTAAAGTGTTTTGCACAGATCTTGGCTTGTTTTTTTCCTTTGGAGTCAAATTTGTATGACTTGTAGCTTTGATCTCTGTCTACATATATGCATACAACTTTATTTTTATGTGTAATACATACAGGCTGAAGTCTAATTTGGAAGtaactaaaaaataatatttcttctccaataaaattctattataagatatcatcaatactCAAATAAAAAGGATTTTGTTAAAATCACTGATAatacatatttttaatatatcgATTATTACAGTCCAAATCTCGACAATAGTAACAATATAAAAAACATTTATGTGTAGAAATAGATTATATGAATGTTTTATAGTTATTAAGTTACGATGATTTATTAACTCTATTTATCAAAAAACATTTATGACAATTTGATTTaatactatttattttattttaaaaccgATCTACCCAactatttttttgataaaaatattttaatcatttcatattaaaaaatagataaattcTCAAAAACACTCCTAATTTGATAAATTTGTGTAGAGCACTTTTCAAAAATACTTCATCTTtagtaaaaaaaatgattttatcccttttctttttatctttagCCACCTCCACGTGTGCTCCCTCCACCTTTTGTTCATTACCCTCATACCCCCTTAGTTATATCTGTCTTCATCGATTGACATGTTCATGATGATCGTAGAGGACAAAAGAGGATTGTTGAGAATCACCTTCACACCTGATCGTTTGTGCCTCGACACATGAGCCCCTAATCTTCTCCACATAGAGGCACTCCCACCCTCCACTTGTTACCCTTGTTCGCCCTTAGCCATTGTCTCGCATCGCTATCCTATCCTCCCCTCTTTCTCTATTGCTATCGTCATCCTCACTCGTTACCCCTTTCGTTAAAGACGATAATATAAATGACGAAGATGACCAACAAAAGGTGAGAGGACCGGGAGCCTATAGAGACAATCAAGAGCTGAAGATACAAATGATTAGATTAGCGacgaagaaaaaagaaagaatctatcTTTTTAAAAGAGTTGGTGTTCTCTAACAATTTTTGAAAATAGGAACATTtcgtaaaaaaattctcaaaccTACCGACTGTTTTTTCATAAATTTACCCAAACAGAATTCTTGGTGggtaaaatgaataaaaaaagaaacttcaAATTTCGAaccaaagaagagagagagagagagagagcgataaGGTCCTTTTGCTCTCGATAAGCACCGGCATCCCTCTCCCTGGGCTCCGACTCCATCACCGATCGCTCCCAGTTCTATCCCTAACTCTAAACCTGATGCTCACAGGTTCTCTGCTTAATACCAGACGCGGGCTTCGGCAGCAGCGAGTGGCTCCAACACGCCGACCTCGCGGGTTGGAGCTTGACACCTGACCCAGACATGAATTCGAGACTGAAGCGAAGTTTCAAATCGAATCCGGACTCGGATTCAATGCCCTTATATCCGGATTCCTTGGGCGTCGTAACCCTGCCTCGTTCGTTCCCCATCGTTCCTCGGCCTTTCGGTGTCAACGGTGATTGCTTAATCTCCCCATTCAAGTACGCGATGCACCGATCTCTTCCTCTAATTTGCTTCTGATACTTTTTACTTCAAGATATGATGATTGCAAGACTCCTAAGACATCTAATGTTCTAATTCTTTTTCTCCCTCGTGTTGTCACTTCTCTTTCCTGTCTACACAGTATGTTTTGGCAAAATCTTGGCAAAGATTCAACCTTTGCAAGACCCTCATGACATGTTATGTTCAAGATTCTGATTTTGTTCCTCCGTTTTGCCTCTAGTTGGCAGAACGCTGAGAGAGATCTAAATTTTAGTTATATAAGCTTCTGATGATGTCAATTATAAGAAGATTACAAGATACTCATGACATGTTTATGTTCAGGATTCTCTTACAATCCTCTCCGTTTCTTCTTCAGATTTAAAAAAAGTTTTCAATTAATTAgtgatggaattttggattccgaGCAGCAGCAGTAATTTAATCTTGATGCAGCTTGGGAGACATCCGATAGCTGCTTGTATATGATTTGAAGGAAAAAGAGAGAATTATCACCATACTTCATTATTTGAGAATGACTTGAGCTCAAGCTGGAAATGCCGGTCTGCCCTGCATGAACTTTCTTACTTTCTTAGAATGGCAGCTGTGCCTATTCTAGAGCGACTACATTTAGAGGAAAGGCTTCTCAGGACCTCAGCAGACAACTGGTGTATAGTTAACGATGGGACAAATCATCTTGCTATAGTTATCTGCAATAAAAATGCTATTCCGGGGCTGCAACCATATCCTCGCCCTATATATCATGGACCGGCCAATTGTATGGCGAGGTGCTTCATGGATTTGGCGACTTCCATCTCTGTGAAAATGGTATGCAGGATGAATTTAAGCTACTTCATTACACGCTTAGCATTATTTGGTATTTAAATTGTCTTTACATGTATGATTTCCTTATTTCTTCGCTTGTAAATTGCAACATCTGCTTGTCGCTCACCTGCCATTTTTTATAAATGGAATACTGGTTCATGATACTTTTGTAAACTAAACTTATCATCATAGGATATATTGTGATACCTCTAACAAAAGGATGCTGAGATGCCAACTGATTCTGAGTAAATTGGTCTCTTTCAGATGTTTGTGGATTCTATTTCAACCTTAATTGAGCAGAtgtagttgtttttctttttgtCAAAGCTAAACCATACTTAAACTTTGATATGTAGTTCTTGGTGACATTCCAAAAAGATCATGGGAATATATCCCTCTGGCACTTACAATTATATTTATGGAGGTTCATTTTGCATTTCAAATAACTTGAGATGACTTGTTTATCACACTCACAATTATCTGAAAAGTCATGAAATTAAGACTTGTATCAATTATCTTGTTTATGAGAACGAAGCATCTCGTCTTGTCAGATTGTGTTGTCATTTATCTATTATCATATCTCTTAAAATGATACTCCTTTATCCTTATTTTCAGATTATGTATTTAATAACCACAAGTTTGGTGGAAATGGTCAGTCCATAATTAAAGAGTGATGGATCCATCACACATCATTTCTATGGGATTATGATATATAGAATATGGAATACTTGAAGCTTCCCTCCTGTGCTCTGAAATATCGATTGGTATAGCTCTAGATCAGTCTATTTCTCTTGGAAATGTGAACATTCTTATAATTGATGCTGAGATTTTCCTTTATAACTGCCTTATATTGATCATTATTTCAATAACTTGTTAAAAAAAATGATCTTTGTGTTACTTAAGGGGTATTATATTGTCATTTTGGAAAAGAAAAGTTCTATTTGttccctcaaaaaaaaaaaaaacggtgACTTGTCAGTTTCCTGATAAACTGCATGTACAAGTTTGATGGTGAGATGATTTCGATACGACTGTTGAGTTGACTAGCTAAGTGATTGTAACACTTTTGAGTCCTCTGTTCATCCAACTTACACAGGGTGTGAACTATAGTTGTCATCCCTCAAGGTTATGCCACTTGGTAAAAGTATCAAATCTTTGTTCAGTTATAGATCATCACATGAATGGCATTATTCTTTATGCTGCAAAACCCACCAAAACTCTGGTTGTTATTGCACTTTGTATGCATGTTTGTATGTCGATTCCTATTAGAATTTTGCTATCATCTTCTGTCAGTTTTTTCCTCAACTTTTTTTGTTGTTGAAGCTCTGCTCCATGTATCAAATGTAAATTATTTTCTAGTCCAATAACAATTTTTACATTCAAATTTAAGATAGATGATCTGGTTATCTGAATGCTAGTAATCTGAATTCTCAATGCTTCCTATATCAGACACGATCTCATGTTAAATTCTTGTGCCGAATGAAAGAACATGCCCCATCTAGATCAACTTTTATAGAAAGAACCATCAAATCTGTTGGAAGCTATTTCTTAATTAGACCATTTCAGCTGGATGAAATCGCAGGTCGTCCCAGCACTGTCTTTGATCAGGAGCTGAAGGATGCATGTTCATCACAGTGCGAGGACTCGAGATTGCTGGCTTTGATCAGGATCACATCCTGATAACTCAGTAATGGCTCTCAGATTCTCTAGTGTTCTGTTTTATTTCATGTCACAGCAATGGAGGCCTGATTTGAGGCATGTATCTCTCAAAACATTTGAGGCACTGTCGATGAAAGTTAATATGATATGTCGTAATAAATTGATGTGATCAATTTGATTTCGATCATACGAGTCTCTTCATGTGATCATGATTTTATTGGTGTTGATGTTATAACAGATTGTTTTATGTACTGAACGATAGTTGGACATATGTAAACCCTGCAGGCATCAGCACAAAACAGGTTTGTATGTAAACCCTGCAGACATCAGTAACGATTTTGCTCTCCTGTAGAATATATCATCATCACAGGAAGCAAACCCTCCCAAGGAGGAACATATCTGAAGCCTGATTCAGGTTATGAGCACTTGTAGAAAAAAATGTATCATACTTAAATCCAGATAACTAAGTTTCTAAGAATATTATATTAGGTGCAAGTGGCATACATACCGAGATAAAAGCAAGGGTAACAAACTTGCTTCAGATACAAGACTGGGAATGCCCGAGGAAACCTACCCATGAGTTATGATTTGAAGCCAATACACTTCCAGAATGACATGTTAAAGTTTTAGGGCATCACCAACACtgaaaaacctgaaaatggaagcACATTCCCATGCCCTAATTTAAAGCTTTTACAAAAAAATCACCCGGCGCACTCAAACTTCACAATAACTGCGAAACCATGACACAAAAGAAGCGACCACAACTGCCAGTCAGACAAACCGGTTCACATTTTGTTCATGGATTGACTACTTGGGGAAGCATGGCTTTTATGTTCCTACTTGTGACACGGCTGCACCATCTTGTTAGCCATGGCTAGATGTCTGATGACGAGGAGCACCAAGATGTTCCTTGACCCACTCGTATTCCTCCTTGAAAAACATTGGATGGACAGAGCCCACTTTTCTTCAAATTCTCTGCTCGTTCCTTGGCCGAATTTCCCTTCAGTGACAGCTGCCTCTTGAGACGGTTCCGACTCGACAAAATCATCTTACTCTGGTTTGGCGTGTGTAAAGCCCCTTCTACACAATCTCCCACCTGTGTGCAGCTCCACATACTCGAAGGCCCTTCTCCCCTTGGTGATCTTAACCTTGGAATTCTATTTTTCGCCAGGCAAACCGCCCACTGGTCTGGAACATTCTTGTCTGGCTTCGTGCAAAGCGGGCAAGGCGGATCATGTTTGTACGTCTTAGGTGTGACCCGCTCTAAGCATTCAGCATGATACACATGCCCACATGACAGGACACTAACTACTGGCATATCTCCGCTACGAACAATCCGGCGAGAACCCCATGGTGATCTTTGAGACAATAACCTCTCACAAAGTCCACATTTGGAAACCTCAGGCACAGCATTATATGGATAACCCACCTCAGGTTCCAATTGTTCAGAGATGCCTGTGAAGTCAACACTGCCAGTGCTACTCCAACGCACTGATTCCCTTGGAAGGTTGGCACCAATCTCTGAGAACCAAAGAGAATGAAGCTCTGGCAGCGGTCTGGTGGACCTATGATCAGAATGTAGACTGCTGCTGGAGATTGTAGAACCAACAGTAtgattttgttcttcaattccaGTAATGTGGTCAGGGAATGATACAGGATGAATGGGCTTTGACATGAAAAACCGATGATTTGAGAAGCTGCGGCGGGCAGAACTGTGGGATTTTGATATAGGATCATATTCACTGCCATCTGAACGGGAAGAAATGGAACCATTAAAAGATGAGAATCCTAGAGTTCCCTGCAGGACCAGAGCACAAATTAGTCCATATTGTAGAAACTCAGCATAATACAGGATATATTATTTGTGCTCATTGCATTGCAGTTGAAATACCTCCACCAATGATGAGATCAGAGGTCCAGACGCTGGATCTGGTAATCAGTGAAACAGCTTTCAGTTGAAGATATATCATTAACAGAATTTCAAGATACATATACAGATTACAGATATGTAGTATGCATATGCTTTTGGCAGTCAAAACATGTCCAGATCAAATTGTATGATATAATAAGGACAAAATTGTCAATGGAATAACAGGAAGCATAATATCCAACCAAGATAAAGCACATGAAACAGTCAACTGATAAATCACAGGGAAATGAATCTAACTAGGGATTAGAATGAGCCAATAATAGGTCAAGCTTGAGCCTCATGGGTTCCAATTCTTGTTTTATGCTTTTCAAGTACATCcataaattttcatcatgttcTCTAGCTGTTTAAAGGAATTATACAAAATGTATTTTAGGCAATATCAAACCAACATAGCAAAATAGTCCCCATGTTCTTGTTAAGATTAGTTTTATAATACTAAAGGATCCAGGTGCCCTAACATAAAGGGGAACATGGAAGAGGTGCACTAGCAGCTGTCTTTTAAAATACTCCCAGAGTTTCCAAGTTTTCTCCCAGACTTCATTTGATATCAAATCTGAAGAAACCTAATAGCAAGGCTCAAAATATTGGAGTCAGTCCAAAATTGATATTGGACTCTGGGATCAAGAAAAGACTGTTGAGTCAAAATTGATTAAAATCAGATTTAGTCCAGTCAGGCTGGCAGGTAACAATCAGTATATGCTGGCTCAGCTAGGAGAAAAAGGAATCATTTTCTGCTGAAATTGGCTACATATACCGAGAAACTGTTAAAATGAGCTCAAGGATGACAGGAATCACCTTAAGAATGGCTAGGATCAATCAATAACAAAAAAGTTGAATAAAATTGGCTGGAAATGGCTAGGACCACAGTGGActgaaaatatctcatcccaaaaCATCTTGAATTTTATGGCGATCAAATCAGATCAAGTCCAATACAAATTGGTCAATTTTTAAAACTCCACTAGTCCCACTTGCAACCTCCGGTTCCACCCCAGAGATGAATTAATTTTAAGCAGATGTCCCTGGTTCATCACAGTCAATGTTACTATTAATTTAGAATTGCTATGTTTTATAATGATACTAATTAGAAGCACCAGCTCACTGCAAACTATTGTAGCACAAGGACAAAACTTATAGTAGCAGAACATGTACCATGCTACCAACCAACAAACAGAACAGTGGGATTAATCTAGAAGTTCAATCCTATCCTTCCACTATGGAGGGCATGATCAAAGTTGCTATTAGTTTTTTAGACAACTGCTTGCCTAGGAGAAGAGATAGTGGTCAATAATGGCAAGCCTCAGTGTTGTGACTTggtgattatgtatcaagtcatgcAAACTTCTTTGCTCGAGAGTAAGGCTGAAAATGTTGACACTCATTAAATCTTGTGTTGCCAGAAGTCTTATACATTTGAGTCTCCCCTTTtagaaaaacaacaacaacaaagccgaaAACCCCAACTACTTGGGGTCAGCTACATTGATCTTTTGCTGCCATTGAGATCTGGAAAGAGTCATATATCTAGTTAAGTTTAGAGCAATTGAATCTTTAttcatagtttctattaaagtctttttaggtctttctctatctctcctcataccactaacattaatcatttcagttCTTCTACATCCGGAGGTTTTCTAAGCACatgctcataccatcttaaacgattttctctcatCATAAAGCATTGTTACTCTCACAactgtcataattttttttttattctcaaaGATATcggatgatcacacaagactcttgATGCCTCTCATCATTATAACCATcctatttttactctatgaatattttttttttatcgatctatccatcttgttgaataattgatcgaAGATACCTAAAATTTTTACTTAAAAGAACTTTCAGTCCATTCAACTTAACTATATTTTCTTGCATATTCCTAGAATTACTAAGATTGCATctcatatattcagttttagtcctacttaatctaaaacctttatttTCTAAGGATTGAGTAGGAACATTAAGTGAGGAAAATAAAGTAGAAGAAGATTTGGATAGATTTCTATATATAGTATTACTTTATCATTCTTCAACCTCTTATGTTCCATCAATCTGTCTCATCTTGACGTGCATGACCCATCTGGGGGGTTCGTATAATGTTCTGAAGAACAGACTAACCATTAAACCAAAATAAAAGGAAGGCAAGGTTTACAGGTTCAACCGAGTCAAACAGGAGGTCACACTCTGTTCGCAGATGGAATGCACTTGAAGTATGCAAGACAGAAATAAACCTATCATGGAAAGGCATATAGGAGATGTCCCTTTCAGAGTCAGCTTATCAGACAAAGGTGTCGCTCCTTACCTAGAATCCCTTGTAGGCATTCACCTCATGATAAACTATATTTCAGTTAACCAATAAATTAGTTATGTAGCATTAAAGATGTAGCATTATAGGTATTGGCGCAATGACAATGACTAGAATACTATTCTTTTTTGAAATGTCCAAAAAGTTTGTTTAGTGCAAATGATGGTGCATTCCAAGACAGAAACACGAAGCAGAATGAGTAGTAACTTACACAGAGAAGATTA comes from Musa acuminata AAA Group cultivar baxijiao chromosome BXJ3-3, Cavendish_Baxijiao_AAA, whole genome shotgun sequence and encodes:
- the LOC135584305 gene encoding uncharacterized protein LOC135584305, yielding LKEENFDSRGILKLIAKIGSLCCVAARPHGSSTTSREWSVGRNEPFWLTNSSISPPLSTRWDYRFHSEGLSFGSQGDGGVARYVSSRSSNSKSSRSWGRGDSPGNHQFSASDGAISYISSPSDSFQNHQLTPAPTQGANVEEFVGDPASGPLISSLVEGTLGFSSFNGSISSRSDGSEYDPISKSHSSARRSFSNHRFFMSKPIHPVSFPDHITGIEEQNHTVGSTISSSSLHSDHRSTRPLPELHSLWFSEIGANLPRESVRWSSTGSVDFTGISEQLEPEVGYPYNAVPEVSKCGLCERLLSQRSPWGSRRIVRSGDMPVVSVLSCGHVYHAECLERVTPKTYKHDPPCPLCTKPDKNVPDQWAVCLAKNRIPRLRSPRGEGPSSMWSCTQVGDCVEGALHTPNQSKMILSSRNRLKRQLSLKGNSAKERAENLKKSGLCPSNVFQGGIRVGQGTSWCSSSSDI